One Eurosta solidaginis isolate ZX-2024a chromosome 1, ASM4086904v1, whole genome shotgun sequence genomic window, acatgcgaccttcttggccataacgccatcccaccccctagatccatgagaagttcggggtcgccagagcttccgctgataatgaaacaggattcgccacggataggtgaggttgacaattgggtttggagaagctatatattgcgatggcaacctgaaaagtttgcgctacacaaccccttgcatCTGgcactttagtcgcctcttacgaaaggcatacctacctcgggtatattctgacccgctAACCCGCTGGAAGACGTCTTCTACTTCTTGTAAGAGTGCTTCGCCCCTTCCAATAGGTGTTATCACCCAAAAATAGTCtgcaatatcctctaacgaagGTCAAGGAAACTGCAGTTTCGAAAGGGTTGAACCGAAGAGACATGTGAAAATTTCGCATCCTGTATGGGAAAAGCACGATTGTAAGTGAAATGTGTGGACAATGCAGGGAGAGAAAAATAggggaaaggaaatgaaaatcaagaaaagaaatgtaaaaaaggaaaggaaaagggaGGACCGAAACCAGACTGAGGCCAGAACCGAAAGCAGAGCCCACACCGACACGGAACTTCTTCAAATTAAGAGTATAGAAAGCGAAACAGTAGCATGCAGCTTTCTAGAATATAGCTTTGGATCGACTATGCGTACAATTAATCGGCGAGGATACATTTTTCTCGAAGACGGTGGACGCATTTTTCTCGAAGGCCTGTTGAAAATGTTTTGAGAAGGTTAGCCTGCTATCCAGCCTCACTTCTTGGTATTTCGTAAAGTTTAGTGATTTTACTTGTTAGCGCCCAGCGACAATATGTGGGAATTCGTCTTATTTTAGTCGTCGATATTTTAGGAAGTCCCTTTATACGAAAAGTTGATACGGGTCAAGCATATCATCTAACCCGACATAGTTAAACCTATTTTTGACGTGTTGCTTTGTGAAAGGCTGCCTTGGCTTTTCTTGCAACCACAATTGTTTACCTCTCTAAGATCTTTTGCAAGGCATTAAGTAATTGCACTCATTCCTTAAGTGGCGCATAGTATTTTCCACCGTATCGTCCATCGCTTGCTTAATATAGACCAACTTTCGAGCTCCTGCTTCTGTAACAGTACAGGACGTTGTAGTATCAACCACTCTCATtagagcatctcttccaatttaaGGTGAGCAGCTCTTTActattcctacaaattgacggacATAGCCTTTTCATTGCAGCAATACGCTCATAGGACTTGACTGCCGAGGAGCAACCGCGTTTCAGAGAAATTTTCGGCTGCTTGTTCGCTTGAGTCGGGCACCTTTGGTCTACTACCACTTCTTCTATACCTCGGCCACTCGAAACTTTTTCGAATACGTCCCAAAACTAAGACAAACGCAATTCCAAAACTGTGCTGAAATAAGCCTTAAATTATTTCGAAAACAATCCTTAAATCCAGCAAAAGCAATCCGGAAACAGCTtcataaccatccagaaattttttcatgaaattattTCCAAATAATTCCGTAGTAGTTCTAAAATGATCAGGAAATAGTGGCGAAATAAATACGGCATTGTGAGAAGTTGATCTCTAAAATATACTGAAATCTATTCTGGAATAATCCGGGGTGGGTTCCGATATAATCACGGTAGGTTGAACTCTccggccaataaagacctcacaaagATTGAATGTGTTTACAGCGTTATTAAATCAATCCTAAATATTCTGGAGATATTTCCGAAATGATATATCAGTGGAGAAACTATCGTTTCAATATGTTCACCAAACAGTTCCGAAAAGATTACTGAATTGGTTTCGAATTTATTCGAAAATTCAGATTAAAAACAATTGGTCCCAGTAAATTATACGACCtcttaaataaaatttcttcttgataatttattatttttaaggcaaaacaactatttaacatttcaaaaattaaataataatttatcgAAACGTTCTGAAGAAGAAGAATTGGAAGTTGGGCATGATTGGTTATTTATACTACAGGGAGTTTTATCCACCCACAGCCAaactaaaaaggaaaaaaaggaattaatttaCTGAATAAATAGATCCACAATTTTATTTTACAAAACCTACATTGACCAGTATTACAGGCATATTTCAACCATTCACATTTACTTGGGAAAGTGCAAAATCCTTTGTCACTATACGCACAGATGGTTTCATTTGGTGCTTGTGAGCAATCATTTGCGCAAAAAGGTTGACATGCTTCTTTGGATACCTCTTCAATCACTATTTGtagaatatataaaatataatttaagttatatataatataattcaaGAAACTTACTGGGGCGATCCTCTTGCCAAAGATCACAgttttgttgtttgaaaaaacaCCTGTTCACAAAAAAACTGCACTGGTTCTTTTCGTTTAGGTACCATACCAAATCTATTATTACGTTCGCACAATAATTAATATGACCTGGTCTACATGAAGGAGGTGGTGGTGGTTTAGATGATGTTAAACCTGATATTGGATCACCCAACACAACTTGCACCGCAAATGTAGCCGATAGCGCTAAAGAACAAAACACTTGAACAGAAATCATTATCGTACTGAATTCGCTGATCGGTTGAGCTTTTATTAAGAAAGAATTTAAGCCACTTGTTTGCATTGTACCCAAGTATAAGCGGTATGCTTATTTCATGAGAAACTTTTATGttaaataattttgtattaatGTGCATatgattttttatatttgtacGAGTGGTGAGCAAACTTACAACACCTTTTCTATCTCGGTTGTtcacacattaaaaaaaaattagaaattagaATGAGCGAAAAACGAATCTTTAGAAGCCATAAAACGTAAACGCGTTTGCACTGGAAAGAATTCTTTTGGGATCTCCAAATAAGCAAAAGATATTGTTCTGTCGCTAACCTAGTGATATGCGTTATGATCA contains:
- the LOC137245350 gene encoding uncharacterized protein, which translates into the protein MISVQVFCSLALSATFAVQVVLGDPISGLTSSKPPPPPSCRPGHINYCANVIIDLVWYLNEKNQCSFFVNRCFFKQQNCDLWQEDRPMIEEVSKEACQPFCANDCSQAPNETICAYSDKGFCTFPSKCEWLKYACNTGQFWLWVDKTPCSINNQSCPTSNSSSSERFDKLLFNF